Proteins from a genomic interval of Zingiber officinale cultivar Zhangliang chromosome 1B, Zo_v1.1, whole genome shotgun sequence:
- the LOC122047601 gene encoding momilactone A synthase-like yields the protein MERRLEGKVAVITGGASGIGEATVKLFVRHGARVIVADVQDEKGKALCVGLGSDDVASYVHCDVRCESDVKRAVETAISLHGKLDIMFNNAGIGDPSGSSILGEDDTTAVFERVMGVNVLGALLGTKHAGRAMVAAGRGGSIIITASLASVVGALGHPVYSCSKHAVLGLARSAAAELGKNGVRVNCVSPSVVATPLTVSHYQANEEELEALGEMISALKGVTLKAEDIAEAALFLASDESRFVSGHNLIVDGASSVTKIF from the exons ATGGAGAGGAG GCTCGAAGGCAAAGTCGCCGTCATCACCGGTGGTGCTAGCGGAATCGGAGAGGCCACCGTTAAGTTGTTCGTCCGCCACGGCGCTCGTGTCATCGTCGCCGACGTCCAAGACGAAAAGGGGAAGGCCCTCTGCGTCGGCCTCGGCTCCGACGACGTCGCCTCCTACGTCCACTGCGATGTCCGATGCGAATCCGACGTGAAGCGAGCCGTGGAAACCGCCATCTCCCTCCACGGCAAGCTCGACATCATGTTCAACAACGCCGGCATCGGAGACCCCTCCGGCAGCAGCATCCTCGGCGAGGACGACACGACCGCGGTGTTCGAGCGGGTGATGGGGGTCAACGTGCTGGGAGCGTTGCTGGGGACCAAGCACGCGGGGCGGGCCATGGTGGCGGCAGGGCGGGGTGGAAGCATCATAATCACGGCGAGCTTGGCGTCGGTGGTGGGAGCGCTGGGTCACCCGGTGTACTCGTGCTCGAAGCACGCGGTGTTGGGGCTAGCGCGGAGCGCGGCGGCGGAGCTGGGCAAGAACGGGGTGCGTGTGAACTGCGTGTCGCCGTCTGTGGTGGCGACGCCGCTGACGGTGTCGCACTATCAGGCGAACGAGGAGGAGCTGGAGGCATTGGGAGAGATGATCTCAGCTCTGAAGGGCGTAACGCTGAAGGCGGAGGACATAGCGGAGGCGGCGTTGTTCTTGGCCAGCGACGAGTCAAGGTTCGTGAGCGGCCACAATCTCATAGTCGACGGAGCCTCCAGCGTCACTAAAATATTCTAA